Proteins from one Corticium candelabrum chromosome 4, ooCorCand1.1, whole genome shotgun sequence genomic window:
- the LOC134179047 gene encoding retinoic acid receptor RXR-alpha-B-like: MDDSLQAFVSGVEHVPQNGHSDFEIDLDSFMDVMTVDQSVVKQEMPDTSSSSGSQSHPTSPSSSKDAKSPSSPPDRTASVQPCRVCSDRASGKHFGVVSCEACKSFFRRSVRQNAKYSCRNERNCVVEKNTRNRCQFCRLQKCLRTGMKREAVQDERTAPKKSQQHLVHMGGQFYSTPPDQDFGLPGRVELNVISIPVLLAAEEAFAEGSINIDTSSAGGFRDLMESTKPQLSTLIDWAKLIPSFIGLNLDDQVRLLKSTWSELLMLRMATRYSPVDGTLILASGRALHREFTENQEIGRLIGRVLDEVVAPFKKMNIDQAEMACLKTIVLFDCDVVGLNNPLRIEQLQNQALKSLEDYDRQYYAQKPQRFPRMLLRLSSLRSISRECVGYILQNKQQGPFRVDEFILEMIDGDVPLGTPLSPPSSSYQQYYAPTPPGSYPMEGFASATYT; encoded by the exons ATGGATGATTCTCTTCAGGCTTTTGTCTCTGGGGTAGAGCATGTGCCCCAGAACGGTCACTCAGACTTTGAAATCGACCTAGATTCGTTCATGGACGTCATGACCGTCGACCAGTCGGTCGTCAAGCAAGAAATGCCGGACACGAGCTCTTCGAGTGGCAGCCAGAGCCACCCTACCTCTCCGTCCAGCTCGAAAGACGCGAAGTCGCCATCAAGTCCGCCAG ATCGAACTGCTTCTGTTCAACCGTGCCGCGTCTGCAGCGACCGCGCGTCCGGCAAGCACTTCGGTGTGGTGAGCTGCGAGGCGTGCAAGAGCTTCTTTCGACGGAGCGTCCGACAGAACGCGAAATATTCGTGCCGCAACGAGAGAAACTGCGTGGTGGAGAAGAACACTCGCAATCGATGTCAGTTTTGTCGGTTACAGAAGTGCCTCAGGACGGGCATGAAAAGAGAAG CCGTTCAGGACGAGCGTACCGCGCCAAAGAAATCACAACAGCATCTTGTTCACATGGGGGGACAATTCTACTCGACTCCCCCGGATCAAGACTTTGGATTACCTGGAAGAGTGGAACTCAACGTTATTTCGATCCCTGTACTGCTCGCCGCCGAGGAGGCATTCGCAGAGGGAAGCATCAATATTGATACTTCCAGTGCAGGTGGTTTCCGTGATCTAATGGAATCGACCAAACCCCAACTTTCCACCTTGATTGACTGGGCCAAGTTGATACCGAGTTTCATTGGTCTAAACTTGGACGACCAAGTGCGACTGCTGAAGTCTACATGGAGCGAACTGTTGATGCTTCGAATGGCTACAAGATATTCACCCGTAGATGGTACCTTGATATTGGCCAGTGGCCGAGCTCTGCACAG AGAGTTCACAGAAAATCAAGAAATCGGGCGTCTAATTGGACGAGTACTGGATGAGGTTGTTGCTCCATTCAAAAAGATGAACATCGACCAAGCCGAAATGGCTTGTCTCAAGACCATCGTCTTGTTCGACTGTG ACGTCGTCGGTCTCAACAATCCTCTTCGCATCGAGCAGTTACAGAACCAGGCACTGAAATCATTGGAGGACTACGACCGCCAGTATTATGCACAAAAACCCCAACGATTTCCCAGGATGCTGCTTCGTTTGTCGTCACTCCGATCGATCAGTAGGGAGTGCGTCGGCTACATTCTGCAGAACAAGCAACAAGGCCCGTTCCGCGTGGACGAATTCATCCTGGAGATGATCGACGGGGACGTACCATTGGGCACTCCACTCTCTCCTCCCAGTTCGTCCTATCAACAGTACTACGCTCCTACACCACCAGGCAGCTACCCCATGGAAGGATTTGCGTCGGCGACTTACACATGA